CAAGAGATTTTTGCAGGATAAACTTCCTAGTTATCCCTATCCATGCTTATTTAATGGAAACGtggtggtggggtgtgtgtgtgtgtgtgtgtgtgtgtgtgtgatatcctCCATGGAAAATCCTTTCTGCAAATGGGATGACAGCCTTTACCTCAAAGCTGCAAAGCTCAAAAGGCTGATTTGTGTACatttaatgtgaaaataaagttCTAAATTGAGGAGTGGTATCACGTTCTCTTGTAAGGGATTACTGAGGTTGTAGGCAGACCTTGACTTCGCTATAAATCCGTGGAATTAATCTTTTGTAACTGAACTAGAATTTTTCATTCAGTTGAGGAAATCCAGCTGTGGAAAAGACACCATTCCCACGTCAAATTCCAACTGCGTATGAAATCTATATGTTCGTGAAGTTATTTCACCTTGGAAGGAATATGCATGGATGGCAATGACAGAAATTCTAGCGCCCGGGGTGGATTCTATGGAGCCTTGTGTGTGCTTAGCTATTATTGTCAGTCTACTTAAGACCTTCTTGAAAAACACGAACATATTACAAGCTACAATATAGATGTGAGACTGATAGAATATTGAAGAATCTAGTTTTGATTAATGTAGGCCTTCCATTACAGGCATAATTGGTGTTCACAATAAATGCAGGCAAccgggcgggggggtggggcgctGGGGGCGCTCTTTTCTCCCTGCTCAACACGGCCTGTTCATCCTCCCAGAGAGGTAACCACCAAATAAGAGGCTTTTGTGAGACAACATTTTAAGGACAACCTAGTATAGTTTATTAGACATTTAGAAGGTTGCTGTGTAATAAGCAGAAATACAAAGCGGCAACTGAGAAATGGGGAATCCATCGCACTTAGACACGGCAAAGGCAGACATTGACGGGGGAAGGCAATGAACATGGAATAAAATGGTCTTACTGGTCTGAGCTCAGGGCGGCTGCAGGCTGCTCTTCCGGGCTGGCAGGGGCTCGCATCTTTTAGTTTAATTATTCCTTCGGGTTTAGACACTTCTGAGGTGTGAAGTCTTGAGCCACCTGAAGCAAAAAGAGAAGACGCACAGGCAAGgtcccaacacagagcccaaagcgatCAAGCTCACGCAGCAGGGCAGGTAGCCGGGGAGCGCGTGGCGGAGTCTGCCCCCCACGGCTCCTGCCTGGGGGTCGGTGCCAGGACTGCCCCTCCGGGGTCAGCCAAACCGCCAGAGCTATGCAGAGGAATGATCAAGatgttctctgtctttccccaccGGACGGCCTTGTCCGGGAGGGTCTGGCTCTTGCTCTCCAAGGGTGAAGCCTCACGGACATCTCAGAGTATGAGATACTTAACCGAAGAGAAAAATCCCAGGGAGTTCAGGTGACAAGGAGACAGGGGAGCAGGCAGGTGGGATGGAGGGAAGCCTTAGCCATGGGGACCAGCAGacgccccaccccccgccccccagcacctGCACCCCGCCCACCGCGCGCCTAGCTGCAGCACTGCTTCTTGCAACAGCACGTCTGCTGACAACAGCACTTCTGCTGGCAGCAGCCCTTCCCGCAGCCACACGAGCCGCAGCCACACGAGCCGCAGCCACAcgagcggcggcagcagcagacCACGGGGACGCTGCAGCAGCCCCCGCAGCAGCCGCAGCAGCAGGGACAGCAGCTGGAGCAGCAGCCCACCCGGTAGCACCTGCAGGTGGTGCAGctgccgcagccgccgccgcagccgccgccgcagccgccgcagcCACCGCAGCCACTACTGCAGCCGCCGCAGCCAccgccgcagccgccgcagcCACCGCAACTTCCGCAGCCACAGCACCCCATGGTGTCGGCAGAGAGGAttcaggagaggggaggagggagactcaGGAGGTGAGGGAGGTCTGGTGCCGCCTCCTGCTGGAGGGGGGTTTATATACCAACACCACAAGCTAAGCCCCGGCCTTATTGTTCACCCCTCTTCCTCGTAAACACCTCATGAGGCCTCTCACAGCCTTCCTTATTAGAGTCTTGGCCAGTTCACCTTGCTAATTTTAACTTTGACTTGTCTCTGAAACCTATATTTGGATTAGAACACACGTCCAAGAGGTGTGAGCCCTTGAaaacataaatgcatatatattttttgccccAGGGCCTACTCCAGTGCCTGGCCCATTGTAACTATTTAATAGATAGCTGTTGAGGTAAATAAATGCCTGAAATATTTAggagcaatctttttttttttttttttaacacgggAGTCTGAGTCAAGCGCCAAATAAAAGTCCTGTGTTTCTGTATATACTTCTTGGTTATCtgggttaaaaacaacaacaaaacattatttttctctctactgGGATtcatgacaccccccccccctgccccgttgcaaacaaaacaaaacaaaacaaaacaaaatcttttgaaagaataagtgaaaaccagagtgaaaagagaaaaagtaagtgTCCGTAAATGCATTCTATCTCACCTGAAAACACGGATATGCTTTTCCCAGCTCCctgagattttttgtttgtttttgtttgcaagAATTGCTTGGTcatttacacatttctttttaacttgtcTAACGTCAGATGCTAAAGACAGAATTGTGCACAGCCTACTCCTAAATCATCTGTCAAGAGAAATTTCTACTGTAGTTTGTCTGTTAAATAATtgagaaaacaggggcgcctgggtggctcagtcggttaagcctaggacttctgctcaggtcatgatctcatggtttgtgagttggagccccacctcaggctctctgctgtcagcacagagtccccttcagatccttctctctccctctgcccctcccctgctctctctctctctttctcaaaaataaataaaacaattaggggcacctgggtggctcagtcggttgagcgtccgacttcggctcaggtcatgatctcgcagtctgtgagttcgagccccgaattgggctctgtgctggcagctcagagcctggagcctgtttcaaattctgtgtctccctctctctgcccctcccctgctcacactttgtctctctttctctgtgcccctcctgtctctctctctctaaaaactaaataaacattaaaaaaaaaataaaaaaaataaaacaactacaaaaattgagcaaacaaaaataagaaaggtttCATCGGGTGGCTGGCTTTCTCTTGCACCTCTCTCCTGTTGAGGACCTGGGTTCAGTCCCGTGTTTCAGACCCACCGGGGCCTGGGAATGTTGATTTGAAATGACTGGTCTCTGTCTGGCTCATTCTCTGATTCCAGGGAGCCTGTGGATGTGATGAGGCGTCCACAGAGGCATGTTCTTGCTGGACTGACTTGAGGACTGAGGCCTGCCGGGCTAGTCCAGCCACTCCAGAgggggcacagaggaggaaaccgcCATGGTCTGTCTTGGGGCTTATGCTGTGGCTTCTGGATCAGACACAGCCCGGCTTTGCCTTTGGCAGGCCTGCACTTCCCCCAGAATGTTGGTGTCCCTGGATTTATAAGTGACACCTCTTTTATAAGCTTACTTAAAATGCCCTCCCATGATCTGCTTCTCATCAACCAGGAGGACGTGAGGACCGTTCCCGCCCTCCATTTTGGTGGCTGGGCATCCCGGAGAAGCCCTGCTGTGTGCAGGGAGCCTCCAGAAAGATCTCCGATGGCTCCTGTCTGTCATGCAGGCATCATGGTCGGGGGCCTGGAACGACTTCTTTCCTACAGCGTGGCTATCATTTTTCTAGTTGTGGCCTCAAGAGGCAACACACAGCTATTTCATTCATAATAGAAAACTCAAAGTTTACTAAGGAGGCTGCTGTGCTAAAAATAGCAGTGTTATGTGGCCAGGGACCTcaggaaggaagtaaagaaaaggTCTTGTGAGGTCCTTCCATGGAAACTGGGCTAAAAATAAGGGGGGTATTGATATataagcccctcccccagcaggagGCGGCACCAGACCTCCCTCACCTCCCgagtctccctcctcccctctcccgaGACCTCTCTACCGACACCATGGGGTGCTGTGGCTGCGGAAGTTGCGGTGgctgcggcggctgcggcggctgcAGTAGTGGCTGCGGTGGCTGCGGCGGTGGCTGTGGTggctgcggcggcggctgcggcagCTGCACCACCTGCAGGTGCTACCGGGTGGGCTGCTGCTCCAGCTGCTGTCCCTGCTGCTGCGGCTGCTGCGGGGGCTGCTGCAGCGTCCCCGTGgtctgctgctgccgccgctcgTGTGGCTGCGGCTCGTGCGGCTGCGGGAAGGGCTGCTGCCAGCAGAAGTGCTGTTGTCAGCAGAAGTGCTGTTGCAAGAAGCAGTGCTGCAGCTAGGCGCGCGGTGGGCGGGGTGCAgatgctggggggcggggggaggggcgtcTGCTGGTCCCCTTGGCTAAGGCTTCCCTCCATCCCACCTGCCTGCTCCTGCTGTCTCCCTGCATCCTGGACTTTCTGGTACTTTCCCCCTCGGCTCTCATGCTCTGAGTTGAGGTAGCTTTTGCCGTTTTAAAAATAGCCACATggaggggtcacctgggtggttcagtctgatttcagctcaggtcatgatctcacagttttgtgagttcaagcccggcatcaggcgcTGTACTGACGGTGTGGAGTTTGGTTGggattcatcctctctctctctctctctctctctctctctctctctcagaataaataataaataaacttaaaaagacagtCACGTGGACATTTTCTACAATGTCATCCAAGAAAAAGGATGGAGAACACCTTGATGATTGAGCTCAGCAATCGTGACTTCTACTTGGCTTTCTTCTTTGCACTATTTTTCTATCTAGACTTTGAGCCTTTTTGTATTTACTATAAATGGTGTGTTCTTTCTGTGGCCATAGAAGCTTTCTAGATGTTTGCCTAAAAATCACTTAATAAAAGGCGAAAACAAACTCTGACCAGTTGTTATTGCTTTATCTTGTTTTATCCTTGGGGTTATTTTCGTTGAGCTAACATTGATTATGTTCCTCCATGGACTGGGGCCATCAAGGGCACAAAAATAATTATGCCCTTATCCGACGACAATCTAGTCATACACAAATAACCACCAACACGAGGCAGAATAATAAACAAGTCAAGAGGCCATGATGTAGTGTGTTGTGGCAGGAGAGGGTCCAGAGGGTTGGATGGGGAATGACTGTAAAGGACCAGAAAAGCTTCGAGATGCCATTTGGGGGCGTGTTTTAAAGAATTAGTGAGGTTTTGACAGGTGGAAGTGATTAGGGACAGATATTTCAagcagaaggcaaaaaaaaaaaaaaaaaaaaaggaaggattggAAAGTCGAAGACATATATGGGAACTAGTAAGCTGTTGAGTGTGTCCCAAGTACAGagcatgtgactgtatttggaaataaccAATGACAAGACTAGCATTCACACTGCCCTTACAAGCCAGGAGTTCTTCTAAGAACTTACGGGTTTTGAAGGACGCCCTGTTATTATGTCCATTGCACAGAAGGGAAACAGccaagagaggttaagtaacttgctgaaagctcacgGATGTTGCTGGTGGAGCTCGGGTGTGCCACAAATGCTACAGGTTGGTGGCTTTTGGGAGGGGATGTTTGACTGCAACATAGAGTTAACTGGTTGGTAGAGAGAACTGAAGCTACCTCGGCGATATTGGGGAAAACCATGAGGACCTAATACAATGGCAGAATGGGAACAGCAAGTGTATTTGTGGGGGATGAGAGCATGATACAAAACCCGACAAGTGAGGACCACATCTACAGTCGCCAAATAGGCAAGACTCCAGTGGTggttgctatggactgaattatgcGCCCCTCCATCCCTGTGTTGAAGCCAGAGCTCcgaatgtgatggtatttggaggtggcatctttgggaggtaattaggttcaGACAAGGTCCCGAGGGTGTGACCTCAGGATGGGATTCGTtcccttacaagaagaggaagagactcgagcgttctctgtctctctctgccacgtgagggcacagcaagaaggtAGTCGTTTGCAGTCCAAAatagagctctcaccagaacccacccacacaccccggtctcagactttccagcctccagaaccgtgagaaaataaatcttgtTGTTCAAGCCAGTGAGTCTGTGGTCTTTTGCTGTGGCTGCCTGGGATAATACCATGAGGTAACAATAATGCATAGTgacttctgttcttttctgagAGATTTGGGATACCGTACATGAcagcctgtttttaaatttatgttaaatatgGTCGACAAATAGGTGAGGAACTGACCATTTCCGTTAAGGTTGTTTGTCTCACTCTGTAAGGTGTGGAGTTAAAGGGAATTGATAACAGCATAAAAAAGCCGTCCAATAAATGACACATTAAATTCTCTTATAAATCGGCCTGATTCTCTTCACAGTGTATTTAATCTACTCCCTTGGCATGGGTATTTTGAGAAGCGGCAGGTCTGCTTGATTTGCTAACCTAAAAAGATCCAGACCTGAAAAAATTGTCTTCTTGGTCTACTTATCTAATCTTGATGTTTTGCATTCatttctaagaggaaaatttGGGTTCAGATTGTCGACTGAAAACACGCTTTGTATGGATCACAAGGCTTGGCACGCAGTTTGCTTATAATATGATTAGAATCAGTAGACACTAatcataatatatgtatataacctGTGTGTTTATACGTTtacatgttatttatatttatcattgtttttattatatatgttatttacatGGGTTATACCTGTGTTCTTATATACACATCAGGTTAtagatatggtatatatgttaTACACAATATTTGCatacctatatatacacacatgactTACCACAtgattatttatgattttatgattttacGACTTACCACAcgattattttcttcattcattggTAAAACCTAGTGATTTGTGAAGATCTGTTCTGAAGTATAGTTGTTTCTGTAAAGGCTTGCTTCCAAGTTCTTCTGTCTGTTCCTTCCTGATCTTTGGATCAACCGTGACTCTTTCGCTCTTGTGTTTGCTTTCCCACTGTGGCTTCTATGATCCAGGTTAGCACAGGTTAAAGTGTTAGCATCCGAAAGACTTTTGGTCATTTCAAGACAGCTGAAGCAAAGACATAAGGATCTTCAGCATATACTAGCATATGGGATGTTCTGGAATTGTGTGTTGGCTGCCTGGGGAGGAAGAAGGCGAGCATCAGTGAGAAGGATAGGAGGGTGCTGGGAAGGACGAACAGGTAGACAGTGATGGTTGACTTATCTTTCCATGGTAAGATGGGGTCTACCTTAATTTTTTCTTCGGACCTGACTTCTGGTTCTCTTTGCTGTTAGATGTTAAATGACCTGTTTGATAAAGATGCCTGAAGTTAAAACACAGTCTTactgactttttgttttattctgtgatTGATTTTCTCTCAACTGTCTTTACCCCTTGGGAAGACCCCGAAGTAACGGTGCCTAAACAATTAGCCCGGTGCCTAAATCTCTCTTATATTTTCAACTGATTCAAGCAATGATTTCTCTTCTATATTTGCTAGactaatgaaacaaaaatcagatGATACTTAACTAACCCTCctgtgataaagaaaaatctatgagttttagtttttatattagtttttatatatttagttagATACCTTTCAAGGGTCAATTACTAAGAAATGTTGTAAAACATACTCAACCacattttaacttctttcttgTAAGGGTATCATTTGCTAAGAGTGGCATTCTATATTATGGATCCTCAGGCTGCCATAGTAAACTACCACAGGTTGGATGGCTTAAAtaactgcaattttttttctcacagttgtaAAGACTGGACATCCATCCAAGATCCCAAGATCGGAGTTTGGGGAAGTttggattcccccccccccccaaggcctTTCTCCTTGACTTGAAGATGGGGATCTTCTTGTtgggtcctcacatggccttttctctgggTGGatgcatccctggtgtctctcttCTAATAAGGGGAACAcctgtcatattggattagacCCCCACCCTTAAGACTTTATTTATCCTTAATTACCTCTTGAAATACAATATGTTTTGTATCTTGTGTGTGCACTTAGCACACTATGGATAAAGCGTTGAATGGGTGTGATAGCTTTCTTGGCCTGACTTTTGTTGGAAAGAAGCTTAGAGTCAACTCTTCTGTCCACTCCAGTGGCCAGCAGGATTGCGTCATGTCTGGATTTCTGTATTAATCTTTCCTCTTAGTGTAACTCACCCAGCTCTAGTGTTCTCTTGCCAACACGTTTTCGACCTTTATCTTTCTGTGCGCTTTTTGTAAACCATCTTAAGTCCTTTGTGAAATGAGTGGaatataaataagcaagcaagaaaaTAACCGAACCAAAGCCTTTGGCTCTTGAgccaaaaaaaaagttggtagTTACTTTTCCTTGCTGGAGCTTCCCAGACTTTAGCTTTTCTGATTCGTTCCTACGGACTCACCCTGAGCGGTTCTCCTCCTGCAAGAGAAATGCATACTTTAtgaaaaacctttctttttcttaaaaaaatttttttggttagcatttatttatttttgagagacagagggagacagagtgtgagtgggggagggaccaagagacagagggagacacagaatccgaaacaggctccaggctctgagctgtctgcacagagcccgatgtggggtttgaactcacgaaccgtgagatcatgacctgagctgaagtcagacgcttaactgactgagccacccaggtgcccctgaaaaaccTTTCTTTATGTACATTTCTCCACATCGTCCATCTACCTTATTTTGATGAAGAGTGAAAAATGGACCCAATAATTCCTCCAAACACAGAGTTGTGCATAATGCCAAAGGGAGACAGGTAAGTTGGAAGGGAAGAACTTCACCTCACCGTGACACATGACCTTTCCTCTTGTCCACAGAGGTAGGTTTTCAGAGTCCTGTCTTGTTTGTGGAGATTCAGATGTTATGGTTTGAGGATCCATGTAGATTCTTCTTCTTCAAAGTAGACATCTTTTTCGtatattttagaattgttcttCTCTCATCCCTCTTTGCCATCTCTCAAGGCCATGTTTACTACCGATGACTTTTGAGTATTGATtgtcaattcattttttaaagatttaaatcaaagttagctaacatatagtgtcataatgattttagaagtagaatttagtgattcatcactctcatataacacccagtgctcatcccaacaagtgtcctccttaatgcccatcccccttttagcccacccccccccccaacacccctccagcaaccatcggcttttttctctgtatttaagagtctcttatggtttaccttcctctctctttatattttatttttcattcccttcccctatgttcatctgttttgtttcttgaattccacatgagtgaaataacataatactttcctttctctgactgacctatttcgcTTAGTAAaacacactctagttctatccatattgttgcaaatggcaagatttcattctatatctatatctatattatctatatctacatcACCTATgcctatctatatctatatctatatctatatctatatctatatctatatctatagtatctatatctatatcaccTATACCTATATCacctatacctatatctatatctatatctgtatctgtatctatatctgtatctatatctatatctatctatcccaCATCTTTATTGATCATAAATAAGTCATTGGaaatttggactctttccataatttggctattgttgatagtgctgctataaacattggggtgcatgtgcccccttgaATCAGCAGTTTTGTATACATGGATATATACcgagtagtgaaattgctgggttgtaaggtagttctattttaaaatttttgaggaacctccacaccgttttccagagtggctgcaccagtttgcattcccaccaatagtgcatgagggttcccctttctccaaatcctcatcaacatctgttgtttcttgagttattAATTCTAACCAtcctgaccggtgtgaggtggtgtctcattgtggttttgatttgtatttccctgatgatgagtgatgttgagcatcttttcatgtgtctgttagccatctggatggcttctttggaaaagtgtctgttcatgtctttagGTCCATTGAGATAAGGGAAATAAATGGTTTGATCAAACGCCCCCGAGACGACTCACAGCCTCTTGTTCTGAGATCAGATCGGATGTTTAGCCATCTACCTCTTTGTGTTCCCATATCATGAGCAGTTTCAAAAACCCAGATTATGACtccataatgttttttttaatccttgtttTGTAAAGACTGTTTTGGAGATATCAACCTCCAATTTGAGATTTCTTAAGACCTCACGGTGTCCTTTCCCTGAATAAAACTCACTCTTGACTTCActcaaacttttctttccttgttattCTTGTGTTCTCATTtctgcacttgaaaaaaaaatctcgtGTCTATATGTATGTGGAGTAAAGTGGTACATAGCTAATAAAAGAGCGCAGTgttagaaaaatactttttcatcGTCCCAGACAGTAATAACTCTTTgggtggacttttttttttttgataatgaaaaataaagctgactagtttaaaaaaatagcttattACACGTATATCTTCACAATCAAATTGTCAATGCATATTCTGCATTCCAGGGCAGCTCTCTTTTCTGTTGGATGTTTTTTTGGTTAAGACTGTAATCACAAGAACAGTCCTTGACATGTTTGGGATTCATTGAATACCAATTCCATTCTGCAGAGTCTAAACTTTACAAAGGAGGCCACTTAGTAAATCCCATAGCCAGTCAGCTTTTTCCAGCATCAGATACAGatgcctccattttctcaggTGTGAGCAGGAATGCTGCATGTCCGGATGATGCTAATTTATGAGGGCCAGTTGGCTGGAGTCCAGGAGAGGGTATTGAAAGGTTAGCCTGAAGCAACTGGCGAGGGAGATCAAGGCTGGTGTCGGTGACCTCACTCCTGTTTCTATTCTGTGCCTTAGGTTGGTGGCGGTGGTGGGGAGGGCTCATGTTCT
The window above is part of the Prionailurus bengalensis isolate Pbe53 chromosome C1, Fcat_Pben_1.1_paternal_pri, whole genome shotgun sequence genome. Proteins encoded here:
- the LOC122479531 gene encoding small cysteine and glycine repeat-containing protein 7-like; amino-acid sequence: MGCCGCGSCGGCGGCGGGCGGCSSGCGGCGGCGGGCGGGCGSCTTCRCYRVGCCSSCCPCCCGCCGGCCSVPVVCCCRRSCGCGSCGCGSCGCGKGCCQQKCCCQQTCCCKKQCCS
- the LOC122479532 gene encoding small cysteine and glycine repeat-containing protein 7-like, which gives rise to MGCCGCGSCGGCGGCGGCSSGCGGCGGGCGGCGGGCGSCTTCRCYRVGCCSSCCPCCCGCCGGCCSVPVVCCCRRSCGCGSCGCGKGCCQQKCCCQQKCCCKKQCCS